Genomic DNA from Entomoplasma freundtii:
TCCACAAATTAGTTCTCTATTAAGTTCATATATCATATCAATTTTACCATTTAATTGCGCGATTGTCTCGTTATTTATGCGCAGAATGTTGTTTAGGTAGTAGGGGTTTACTCCCAATTTTTGAATTATTTCTTGATGATAGAGGCCCTTTTCTTTTAACACTAAATAGTTTCTTAATGTGATAAGATGATTGCCCAAAAGGGCTAACAAAGGAATTAATTCATTGTTTTGCAAACAATAATCCTTATATAAGGTTAAAAAATTACTGCAATCATTCCGCAAAAAGGCTTCACTTAATTTAAAGATGTCATTTTCTAATCATGGGAAGGAAATTTGTTTGGTCATTTCCAAAGTTATTTCCGGGGCTTCTAAATTTACCAATTTACCAATTTCCTTTTCTAAATATGAAAGGTCTAAAGGCATTATTGTCCAAAAATATTTCCAGGCGTCAGCAGAAAAGTTAATTTTGGATTCTTCTAATCATTCTTTAACTTTGGTTTGACAAAAACTCAAAGTTGGTGAATCAATTTTATTTACCTTTACTTGCCTAATAAAATTTTGGGACTTTTTGTTTTTCGCAAGTGTTTCATGATTAAGTGTAAAGATGACTTTATTAGCGTCGGGAAGCCCCCGATTTAAAAGCGTCAATAGACTATCAAAATTAAAGGTGGGATGCAAAGCAATTTTTTTATTTGTTAAAAACCAAGAGTCATGGATGATAATTATTTTTTGCTTGCTAAACATTGGTAACGTTAAAAGACTATCAATAATTTCTGCCAAAGAGTTATCAATAAAAGAAAATGTTTCAATTGTCTCTGAATCTAATTGAAGTTCTTTAATTTTCTGTTTCTGGGCTTCTAATAATAAATAATAGTCAGGACTATAGATTAAATCCATTCGGCCCCCCTTTTCGTTACTATTTTAGCAAAAGGACCTCGTGAAGTTACCGACAAAATGTCAATAATAAGGCAATTGGTCCTTTTGGGGTATTATTTACTACCGCCTCTTTTTCTTTATTTGGTATAATTTACTTTGTCTTTAAATCTATTTAAGAAAAGAGGAGATGTAAAAATGGCAAATATTAAATCGCAAAAAAAGCGAATTTTAACCAATGAAAAATCTCGTTTGGCAAATAAAGCGTTTAATTCTCAAATTAAAACAGCAATTAAAAAAGCTGAAATTGCTAAAAAAGAGGATGCTGCTGACAAAAATGAATTAATCACTTCAGCAGTGAGCTTGGTTGACCAAGGGGTTAAAAAAGGAATTATTAAACCAAATAAAGCCGCTCGTGTTAAATCACATTTAATGTCAATCTAAACCCAAATTGGATAATAAAAAAATAGTGATTCGTCACTATTTTTTTATTGGAATAAATTAGTTTCACCAATTAAACTTGTGATAACGGCTCAAAAAGGCATTGTGATTAAAGCTAGAAAGGTTGTTTGGGTGCAAATTTTTGCTGATCTCTGTGCTTCTTTTTGGTAAAGAATGGCATAGCTTGCCATGGCAGTTGCAGTTGGCGAGGCCATCATAAGAATGGATACAATTAAAGCAATTTTAGGAATTTCGTAAAGGTTGGTTATTTGGCCAAACCAAGCGAAAAAGACAAATAGACCCACTGTCACCAACGGTACGATTAACATTTTAAATGATGATGCCAACCAAGCTGCTTTATCTTTTAAAGCTTCTAAAAGTGGACTACGGGCAATTAAAATCCCAATTGATAATCAAGCTAGTGGTGTTGGGAGTGCTCCAAGAATCGTCACAGCCTGATTAAACCCAGGAATTAAGGCATCAAGGCGAGTAACTGAATAATTGCCAGGGCTTATTGTATTCCAACCATTGTCCGTCACATGAATAATTTTAATTCCCGGAATCATTTGCATTAATCACAAAACTAAACCCCCAATTAAGGCAATCATAATCGGGTTTTTTAATAAAGATTTGGCAATCTTGCGCGAAAGTTGGCGGCGTTCTTGTTTGCTTTGTATTGTAGCAAAATGAGGGCGTTGATAAACATATAAGGAATATCATGATAAGTAAAACCAGAAAGCAATGTTGAAAAAATTTGTCGCTTGTTTAAGCACTTCTTGTTGGTTCGAATTAGCTAAAGCTTCGGCCATAGGAAACCCAAAATAGAGGACTGATGGACATACCGCACACATAATTAAAGCATCTTGTGCCTTAGCTTGATACTTTATGAAAACTAATCTTCCAAGCAAAGTTAACAAGATATAGGCTAAAAAACCGATGATCAAAAGCACTAAGAGATTATTAAAGTTCTGGGTATCTAAATCGACCATGAAATTTTTTAGTATCATTGCCGGCAAGCCGATAAATAAAGTGATTTTGACAATCACTTTCTCTCATTTATCAGGCATAATGTGTCGTTTTTCAAGAAAGTAACCAAGACTAATAACCAAAGCGGCCACAATAATCGTTCCCCAAAATTTGGTATTCGATAGAGTAATTTTTAAGACTTCTAAACTTGACATCTCACTTTTCCTTTTCCTAATAAAAACTTTTTAATTGGTTTTTAGTTAAATTTCATACTCAATTAATTTTAATATGAGTCGATACAAAAGGAATTCGCATTTTGTTTAAAATTTTAATTGTTTCGGCATCGGGAAATTGATGGTTATTTTTAAGACCAGCACTAATAAAAATCATGCGAGGATTAACGAGGTTTAAAAAAGCTTCACTACTTGAATTTTTGCTACCATGATGACCTAATTGCAATAAATCAATTTTTATATTGCCGATGACATATAAGAAATGTGGATTTTCTAAATGATTCGCTTCACCAACTTTGGTCAGGTCGCCAACAAGTAAAATTGTGTTATTTTTGAGAATTAATAAAATAATCAATGAAGTATCATTATAATCTTTCACCTTATCTAATTTTCAACCTATCATTTGGATACCTTTGTGGGTTCAAGCCAAATTACCAACATATTCGTTAGTAATTAAATTTTTAACTGTCGCCAACTTTTGAACATGCTCTAAACCGTTGTAATGATCAAGATGGAAATGGGAAATAAATAAGTAGTCAATATGATTTAAACCTTTAAATTTCAAAAAATCACCCATGATTTTTGGTGAAAAACCAGGTCCACTGCCACAATCATAAATAATAACGGTGTTTTTAAACTTATTAACATAAAGAAAGGAACTCCCATTGCCTACGTTTAACATCCAAAAACTTTCCGTTTCTAGACTAATTTTTGCTCAAGATAAAGCTAAAATTAGACTTGCGATGGTTAAAATAAGAACTCATTTATTACTTTTTCAACTTTCAGCTCCTTTTATCTTTCAAAGCCCTCAAAAATAAACTACAAAGCAGACTATCAAACCAGACCCAAAGTTTCATGATCAACTAAGTTTAGTACTCAAATCTAATAATCACTGGGTAATGTTGCTAAG
This window encodes:
- the holA gene encoding DNA polymerase III subunit delta, producing the protein MDLIYSPDYYLLLEAQKQKIKELQLDSETIETFSFIDNSLAEIIDSLLTLPMFSKQKIIIIHDSWFLTNKKIALHPTFNFDSLLTLLNRGLPDANKVIFTLNHETLAKNKKSQNFIRQVKVNKIDSPTLSFCQTKVKEWLEESKINFSADAWKYFWTIMPLDLSYLEKEIGKLVNLEAPEITLEMTKQISFPWLENDIFKLSEAFLRNDCSNFLTLYKDYCLQNNELIPLLALLGNHLITLRNYLVLKEKGLYHQEIIQKLGVNPYYLNNILRINNETIAQLNGKIDMIYELNRELICGAIDTRVIPEYKFIKAFEKSKRKDKNNGAK
- a CDS encoding AEC family transporter yields the protein MSSLEVLKITLSNTKFWGTIIVAALVISLGYFLEKRHIMPDKWEKVIVKITLFIGLPAMILKNFMVDLDTQNFNNLLVLLIIGFLAYILLTLLGRLVFIKYQAKAQDALIMCAVCPSVLYFGFPMAEALANSNQQEVLKQATNFFNIAFWFYLSWYSLYVYQRPHFATIQSKQERRQLSRKIAKSLLKNPIMIALIGGLVLWLMQMIPGIKIIHVTDNGWNTISPGNYSVTRLDALIPGFNQAVTILGALPTPLAWLSIGILIARSPLLEALKDKAAWLASSFKMLIVPLVTVGLFVFFAWFGQITNLYEIPKIALIVSILMMASPTATAMASYAILYQKEAQRSAKICTQTTFLALITMPFWAVITSLIGETNLFQ
- the rpsT gene encoding 30S ribosomal protein S20, which produces MANIKSQKKRILTNEKSRLANKAFNSQIKTAIKKAEIAKKEDAADKNELITSAVSLVDQGVKKGIIKPNKAARVKSHLMSI